A genomic segment from Nicotiana sylvestris chromosome 1, ASM39365v2, whole genome shotgun sequence encodes:
- the LOC104212530 gene encoding receptor-like cytosolic serine/threonine-protein kinase RBK2 — translation MDAVHTSENKAVVSAQKNLSSSVSVQDFTLFEMENEKHNDSSPRGIIEACIRNQENDSDSPKAKPSGSHFCLSNPRMPSRWHKFFKMWKRSSIKRLPTFPPLAVPRISRRKSRSVRENVATGFCHFKSSWKNFSLSDLNNATNNFSEENLIGKGGYAEVYKGCLPDGQLVAVKRLNKGTAEEQETSFLCEIGTIAHVDHPNTAKMVGYGVEGGTYLVLELSSQGSLGSFLRGSRDKLDWAARYKIIFGIANGLLYLHENCQRRIIHRDIKADNILLTEDFVPQICDFGLAKWLPKEWTHHNVGKFEGTFGYFAPEYFMHGIVDEKTDVFSFGVLLLEIITGRQALDDSQQSLVLWAKPLLDKHDVKGLIDPVLGDKFNPEEMQHVILTAGLCVEQNPLMRPRMNQVMVLLRTDGGYNKKCLRRTYSEELMDAAEYNSTKCLHDLKQLKLRNSVSEDNIKTP, via the exons ATGGATGCAGTACATACCTCAGAAAACAAAGCTGTAGTTTCTGCACAGAAGAATCTCTCTTCCTCAGTTTCTGTTCAAG ACTTCACGTTGTTTGAGATGGAAAATGAGAAACATAATGATTCTTCTCCTAGAGGAATTATTGAAGCGTGCATCAGAAACCAGGAGAATGACTCCGATTCTCCTAAAGCTAAACCCTCAGGGTCTCACTTCTGCTTGTCAAATCCACGGATGCCCTCTCGATGGCACAAGTTCTTCAAAATGTGGAAGAGGAGCTCCATCAAGAGACTACCTACCTTTCCACCTTTAGCCGTTCCGAGGATATCGAGAAGGAAAAGCAGAAGTGTGAGGGAGAATGTAGCAACAGGTTTCTGTCACTTCAAATCCTCCTGGAAGAACTTCAGCCTATCTGACCTGAACAATGCTACCAATAATTTCAGCGAAG AAAACTTGATTGGCAAAGGAGGGTATGCTGAAGTTTATAAGGGTTGTTTGCCTGATGGTCAGCTTGTCGCGGTTAAGCGCCTCAATAAAGGTACAGCAGAGGAGCAGGAAACAAGCTTCCTATGTGAGATTGGTACTATAGCACATGTAGACCATCCTAATACCGCAAAGATGGTTGGTTATGGAGTGGAAGGAGGGACATACCTTGTTCTTGAGTTATCTTCTCAAGGGAGCTTAGGATCGTTTCTTCGCG GCTCAAGGGATAAACTAGATTGGGCTGCTAGGTACaaaataatttttggtatagCAAATGGCCTACTTTACCTTCACGAGAATTGCCAAAGGCGGATTATACACAGAGATATTAAAGCTGATAATATTCTACTTACGGAGGATTTTGTGCCTCAG ATCTGTGACTTTGGCCTCGCAAAGTGGCTTCCCAAAGAGTGGACACATCATAATGTGGGCAAGTTTGAAGGCACATTTGG TTATTTTGCTCCCGAGTATTTTATGCATGGCATTGTGGATGAGAAAACCGATGTATTTTCTTTTGGTGTGCTGCTATTGGAGATAATAACTGGAAGACAAGCATTAGATGATTCACAGCAGAGCCTTGTGCTTTGG GCAAAGCCTCTGCTCGATAAGCATGACGTGAAAGGACTAATTGATCCTGTTCTTGGTGATAAGTTCAATCCAGAAGAGATGCAGCATGTGATTCTAACAGCTGGCTTATGTGTAGAACAGAACCCACTTATGCGGCCTCGAATGAATCAG GTTATGGTCCTGCTGAGAACTGATGGCGGCTACAATAAGAAATGCTTGCGAAGGACATATTCAGAAGAACTCATGGATGCAGCCGAGTACAACTCGACaaaatgcttgcatgatcttaaACAGCTTAAGCTAAGAAATTCAGTTTCTGAAGACAACATAAAGACACCTTAG
- the LOC138875477 gene encoding secreted RxLR effector protein 161-like: MDTPIARGETLSLEMCPRIENEKEDMSRVPYSSVVGSLMYAMMCTRPDICYVVGLVSRYQSNPGRDHWKAVKRIFRYLKGTANYSLCYSGNGLYLRGYTDVDWVGDQNDRKSTSGYAFLLNGGAISWKSKKQTCTTLSTMEFEFVACASIVQKAVWLKRFFEYLDITKNSQGLMTLYCDSKAAIAYTKDPKYHSKTKHIDIKYNFVRDMVASGEINLQYIPTQSMIADPFAKVISRDLFEKHVMALGLRRI, translated from the coding sequence ATGGATACTCCTATAGCGAGAGGTGAAACTTTAAGCCTTGAAATGTGTCCCAGgattgaaaatgaaaaggaagacaTGTCTCGAGTTCCATATTCAAGTGTTGTCGGGAGCTTGATGTACGCTATGATGTGTACTCGCCCAGACATTTGTTATGTCGTAGGTCTGGTTAGCAGGTATCAATCCAATCCTGGAAGAGATCATTGGAAAGCTGTGAAGAGAATATTCAGATACCTGAAGGGAACTGCAAATTATTCACTATGTTATAGTGGAAATGGTTTATACTTGAGAGGATATACAGATGTTGATTGGGTTGGTGATCAGAATGATAGAAAATCAACATCCGGTTATGCCTTCTTACTTAATGGTGGTGCTATATCATGGAAAAGTAAGAAACAAACCTGTACAACCCTTTCAACGATGGAATTTGAGTTCGTGGCTTGTGCATCTATAGTACAAAAAGCTGTTTGGTTGAAGAGATTCTTTGAGTATTTGGATATTACAAAGAACTCTCAGGGTCTCATGACTCTATATTGTGATAGTAAAGCGGCTATTGCATATACAAAAGATCCAAAGTATCACAGCAAGACCAAACACATTGACATCAAGTATAACTTTGTAAGAGACATGGTAGCAAGTGGAGAGATAAATTTACAGTACATTCCTACGCAAAGCATGATAGCTGATCCTTTTGCAAAGGTGATATCTAGAGACCTGTTTGAGAAACATGTTATGGCTCTAGGTTTGCGAAGGATATGA